The Panicum virgatum strain AP13 chromosome 3N, P.virgatum_v5, whole genome shotgun sequence genome includes the window GAGCAGCTCGTGGCGAGGGCGGTGGTGGCCGCCTTGGCGGAGGACTTGGGCGGCGCCGCAGCAAGGGCAGGTGTGGTGGTAGtgggcggggccgcggcgggcgcgggggtggttgcggcggccggcgcggtggcCGGGGCGGGGGTGGCAGACTTCTGCGCCACGGCGGAGTGCGCGGCCAGGAGGCAGAGCAGCGCGAGGCAGGGAGTGCCGGTGCGCGCCATTGCGGGACGCGTTGGTGTGCTGCGGTTTGTTCGGCTGCAGAGAAGACAGAGCAGAGAAGACGAAGAGTCCAGAATAGTGTAGGATCTGACAGGCCCTGGGATGGTTTAGACGGGCGTAAATCTGAGTCATGCGAAATAAAATCAATGGCTGTTGATAAACAGTCGACGTGGCCCAATGAGGTTTGAGAGCTTGGCTCAGGATTCGTTATGTAGAGATGTCATGTTTCATCTTCAGTCCTCATGTCTTTCATGACGTGGTGTGTTACTTCTTTTGTGCAAAGTGCCATAGTGCAGACAGgattgaactttttttttgttgtaaaGCAGTTAAAGCTTGCTGAACCGTAAGAGATATTTTGCCCCATGTCCTGCTTGAGGCCATTAGAACATCAGTTACAACTACCTGAAAGATACTTGAAACGAATGCATGCTAAACCTTTTCCAGCTGTTTTGTCTCCTCCAATTAAACAGCTTATAATGCTATCAGCATCAAACTGTCCATAATTCTGCTGAGTCGGTTCGCAGACTTGTAGTACATTACTTTTGTAGCCTCCATATTTGGCACTTCACACAAGCTCATTGTAAATTCTAAGTTATGTTCATCGGGCTGCCATATTTTTGATCTGCTAGGGAAACACGTCATCTtgttttttcttgatcttcacatTAGTAAGGTTGTAAATTGGTGTGAAAGTTTAGTACTTCAGATGCTTACCTATCATATAAATATATAGATGCTTTTTATTGCCTTTCCTCAATGATCAATGATTTTCTAAGATAATATAAgacattttttttttacaaaatggaGGCATCTCCAGCCTCTGCAAAGTCCCACAGCTGAACCTTGATGAATCTTGATTGCTGCTTAACCTTCAAAGTTTTTATTTTGTCTTTACTTCAAAACCTGAAGGTTTCATTCCCATGAAATCAATTGATAATGACAGGTTGATTATCTTTTCACACTTTTGTTATTGGCCGATCTCATTTGCTAGTGGCATGCCAGATTGCCACCAGCTCTTTGCCTCTTTCATCAATGTTGCTACTCATGCCCATAGTCACCGAAGTTCCCGGAATGACAGATCGAGGAACGGGGAATGATACTTGAGATGTATTTTACACGGCGGGAATGAAATGTTCCCGAGTTCCCATCCTAGAACAGTGTTCCCGGAATGTGGAACATAGGAGCGTTCCACGTTCCCGGTGACTATGCTCATGCCACCGGCTCTTTCATTGATGTTGCTACCTTGACTAATAATCAGAAATGTTATCTTTTCTCCTTAATAACCTCACCAGTTCTGTGTTTTGATGTTATAGGtgtacgatgtgacaaagtttTTGGAAGACCACCCAGGAGGTGATGATGTTCTGCTGTCCTCAACTGGTAAGCCTTCTTGTCTTTGCGTACCCCTAACTAGGGACTGACAAAGTTGGCAAACATACGCTGTAACCTACGACACATCTGTACTTTCTACAGCCAAGGACGCAACTGATGATTTTGAAGATGTCGGGCACAGCACCACTGCCCGTGCGATGATGGATGAGTACCTGTTGGGTGAAATCGACTCATCAACGATCCCTGCTAGGACGAAGTATGTCCCCCCCAAGCAACCGCACTACAACCAGGACAAGACCCCGGAGTTCATTATCAAGATCCTCCAGTTCTTGGTTCCCCTGGCAATCCTGGGCTTGGCTGTTGCTGTTAGGATCTACACCAAGTCAGAGTCTG containing:
- the LOC120667142 gene encoding cytochrome b5, producing the protein MSKVYTLEEVAKHNSKDDCWLIIGGKVYDVTKFLEDHPGGDDVLLSSTAKDATDDFEDVGHSTTARAMMDEYLLGEIDSSTIPARTKYVPPKQPHYNQDKTPEFIIKILQFLVPLAILGLAVAVRIYTKSESA